One window of the Entelurus aequoreus isolate RoL-2023_Sb linkage group LG18, RoL_Eaeq_v1.1, whole genome shotgun sequence genome contains the following:
- the LOC133633783 gene encoding calcium-binding protein 2-like isoform X4 — protein sequence MGNINKTSGRKSDKDRDLRPEEMEELREAFREFDKDKDGFISCKDLGECMRTMGYMPTEMELIELSQQICGGRVDFEDFVELMGPKMLAETADMIGVKELRDAFKEFDSDGDGQISLGELREAMKKLMGEQLNHREIDEILRDVDLNGDGEVDFEEFVRMMSR from the exons GACCGAGACCTGCGGCCTGAAGAAATGGAAG AGCTGCGTGAGGCGTTCAGGGAGTTTGACAAGGACAAGGATGGCTTCATCAGTTGCAAGGACCTTGGCGAGTGCATGAGGACGATGGGATACATGCCGACTGAGATGGAACTGATCGAGCTCAGCCAGCAGATCT GTGGCGGCAGAGTAGACTTTGAAGACTTTGTGGAGTTGATGGGTCCAAAGATGCTGGCTGAGACCGCAGACATGATTGGAGTCAAAGAGCTTCGGGACGCCTTTAAAGAG TTTGACTCCGATGGTGACGGTCAGATCAGCCTTGGGGAGCTAAGAGAAGCCATGAAGAAGCTGATGGGCGAGCAACTCAACCACCGTGAGATAGATGAGATCCTGCGTGACGTCGACCTCAACGGGGACGGAGAGGTAGACTTTGAGG AGTTTGTGAGGATGATGTCTCGCTGA